Proteins from a single region of Sphaerochaeta globosa str. Buddy:
- a CDS encoding glucose-6-phosphate dehydrogenase has protein sequence MKRIIIQYGGTGDLALKKLYPAYQNLMEKQFPFSVLALGRRYASREEFLANSVPQNTPASFTDNLDYLNYDMGDAEAVSILTGKLRTMIAGNTEVEFIYYLALQPSLYEDAIHQIKEIDASLDCMCTLTKKIVVEKPFGFDLESALRYNGILEEAFTDKEIFRVDHYLGKEFMQNLLLMRFHNDIIRRIWDNRTIESIQIIFDETHGVDQRLGFYEKIGVVRDTIQNHIMQIITYLTMSEPASLSPEDIAIEKVKVLRSISPIQEFHMGRYESLGVNSGHVVQTPTYAALKLFVNTYYFADIPIYVRTGKMQNEAKSLIYIKFKNTTKQVMHDQSIAENGVIITIHPELTIDICMNLKMPNTSWKSKPVRFRFNQSETFGANTPEAYEQIVQKILIGDKSLFPSMKEITESWRIVQPMLQSDLVGEVYPIRTLPRFASQLAKDNDFTWFDETQIPNP, from the coding sequence ATGAAACGAATCATCATCCAATACGGTGGAACCGGAGACCTTGCACTGAAGAAACTCTACCCTGCATACCAGAACCTCATGGAAAAACAATTCCCCTTCTCTGTACTTGCGCTTGGACGACGATATGCCTCCCGCGAGGAATTTCTGGCAAACTCTGTACCCCAAAATACACCCGCATCGTTTACCGACAACCTTGATTACCTGAACTACGATATGGGTGATGCCGAAGCGGTATCCATCCTCACCGGCAAGCTCAGAACAATGATTGCAGGAAACACAGAAGTCGAGTTCATCTATTATTTGGCACTGCAGCCCTCGCTGTATGAGGATGCAATTCACCAAATCAAGGAAATCGATGCTTCGCTTGACTGTATGTGCACGCTGACCAAGAAAATCGTAGTCGAAAAACCTTTCGGATTCGATCTTGAAAGTGCACTGCGCTATAATGGCATTCTTGAAGAAGCGTTCACGGATAAGGAAATTTTCCGTGTCGATCATTACCTTGGTAAAGAGTTCATGCAGAATTTGCTGCTCATGCGCTTTCATAATGACATCATCCGCAGAATCTGGGACAACAGAACCATCGAATCGATCCAGATTATTTTTGATGAGACCCATGGAGTCGACCAACGTCTTGGTTTCTATGAGAAAATCGGGGTGGTGCGCGATACCATCCAGAATCATATCATGCAAATCATCACCTACCTGACCATGAGTGAGCCGGCTAGCCTGTCACCCGAGGACATTGCCATCGAAAAGGTAAAGGTGCTGCGTTCTATCTCCCCCATCCAAGAGTTCCATATGGGCAGGTATGAATCACTGGGGGTGAACAGCGGTCATGTGGTGCAGACACCCACCTATGCTGCACTGAAGCTCTTCGTAAATACCTATTACTTTGCCGATATCCCCATTTATGTGCGCACAGGCAAAATGCAGAACGAGGCGAAGTCACTTATTTACATCAAATTCAAGAACACCACCAAACAGGTGATGCACGATCAGAGCATTGCAGAGAACGGAGTGATCATCACCATCCATCCGGAGCTGACCATCGATATCTGCATGAACCTGAAAATGCCCAACACCAGTTGGAAATCGAAGCCGGTACGGTTCCGATTCAATCAGAGCGAGACCTTCGGGGCGAACACTCCCGAGGCGTATGAGCAGATCGTGCAAAAAATCCTCATCGGCGACAAGAGCCTCTTTCCTTCCATGAAGGAAATCACTGAATCTTGGAGAATTGTCCAGCCGATGCTGCAAAGCGACTTGGTTGGTGAAGTCTATCCGATCAGAACCCTGCCCCGATTTGCCAGCCAGTTGGCCAAGGACAACGACTTTACGTGGTTCGATGAGACGCAGATTCCAAATCCTTGA
- a CDS encoding 6-phosphogluconolactonase gives MRIERIAQPKDLSRFVAQDLISLARQKEGTLHIALPGGRSAQYLVEGLLSLDASIQKRLQLYLVDERLDGETNLATLLQAGFEEAFDLKQLSIPSTTDRLSSSLFDRVYLGVGEDGHIASLFPHHWPEKSQVQVAVIENSPKLPRRRATLTFFGFSTLAEEAKIFLLFLGEGKREALNRLLAGNEQADTLPCMFFADPQFSSVIITDLKE, from the coding sequence ATGAGAATAGAACGCATTGCACAGCCAAAGGATCTTTCGCGCTTTGTAGCACAGGACCTCATCAGTCTCGCAAGGCAAAAAGAAGGCACGCTTCATATTGCGCTGCCAGGGGGTAGAAGCGCACAGTACCTTGTCGAAGGCCTGCTCTCACTGGACGCCTCTATTCAGAAGCGTCTGCAACTGTATCTGGTCGACGAGCGGCTTGACGGGGAAACAAATCTGGCTACTCTTTTACAAGCAGGCTTTGAAGAAGCCTTTGATCTGAAGCAGCTATCCATCCCCTCCACAACAGACCGGCTTTCATCATCGCTCTTTGACAGGGTGTATTTGGGTGTAGGTGAAGATGGGCACATAGCATCCCTGTTCCCCCATCACTGGCCGGAAAAGAGCCAGGTCCAGGTCGCGGTTATCGAGAACAGCCCCAAGCTTCCGAGAAGAAGAGCCACCCTTACCTTTTTTGGGTTTTCCACGTTGGCCGAGGAGGCAAAGATTTTCCTTTTGTTTCTCGGAGAGGGAAAACGAGAGGCGCTGAATCGACTCTTGGCAGGTAACGAACAAGCAGATACACTACCTTGTATGTTTTTTGCAGACCCGCAGTTCTCTTCTGTGATCATCACAGACCTTAAGGAGTAA
- a CDS encoding 2-hydroxyacyl-CoA dehydratase — MSTVFTKAMRKDYTILIPNMSPVHFNIAKEVFANHGYKVALLENQGPNVIREGLRYVHNDICYPAQLVIGQLIDAVKNGNFDTHKVALAITQTGGGCRASNYLFLLRKALEKCQLSHIPVISLNLKGMEKNPGFKLTFFMLLQAYSAFIYGDLLMALSNQVRPYEIRKGEADALVATWNRYLSERFAHNKGYIGWAMKRNLNEICKQFAAIPVRKEEKIKVGIVGEIYMKYSPLGNNNLQAYLEEQGCEVMVPSMMGFLYYGADNAITDKTYYGGRILSSIVTQFILRQLFKVENMSRQAMQKSGKFNVPIPYSEMKQLNEGLIDYGVKMGEGWLLTAEMLDLVHAGYTNIVCTQPFGCLPNHICAKGMIRAVTERAPQANIVPIDYDPSATHVNQENRIKLMLAIAKEHLDGKKNPE, encoded by the coding sequence ATGAGTACCGTATTTACCAAAGCAATGAGGAAGGATTACACCATCCTCATTCCCAATATGTCACCGGTTCATTTCAATATTGCGAAAGAAGTCTTCGCAAACCACGGGTATAAGGTTGCCTTGTTGGAAAACCAAGGACCGAATGTCATTCGCGAGGGACTTAGGTATGTGCACAACGACATCTGCTATCCTGCCCAGCTTGTCATCGGCCAATTGATCGACGCAGTCAAGAATGGCAATTTCGATACACACAAGGTCGCTCTTGCCATAACCCAGACCGGGGGAGGTTGCAGGGCGAGCAACTATTTGTTTTTGCTTCGCAAGGCACTGGAAAAGTGCCAACTCTCCCATATTCCCGTAATCAGTCTCAATCTCAAGGGTATGGAAAAGAACCCGGGGTTCAAGCTCACCTTCTTCATGTTGCTGCAGGCTTACAGTGCGTTTATCTATGGCGACTTGCTGATGGCTCTCTCCAATCAGGTACGTCCCTACGAGATACGCAAAGGTGAAGCCGATGCCTTGGTTGCTACCTGGAATCGCTACCTCAGTGAACGATTTGCACACAACAAGGGATACATCGGTTGGGCGATGAAACGCAACCTCAATGAGATTTGCAAGCAGTTTGCAGCCATCCCAGTCAGAAAAGAGGAGAAAATCAAAGTTGGCATCGTCGGGGAGATTTATATGAAATACTCCCCGTTGGGCAACAACAACCTCCAAGCCTATCTGGAGGAACAAGGCTGCGAGGTCATGGTTCCTTCCATGATGGGGTTCCTCTATTATGGGGCTGACAATGCCATTACCGATAAGACGTATTACGGCGGCCGTATTCTCAGCAGCATCGTCACCCAATTCATTCTCAGACAGTTATTCAAGGTTGAGAACATGTCCCGTCAAGCCATGCAGAAATCCGGCAAATTCAATGTACCCATTCCGTATTCCGAGATGAAACAACTGAATGAGGGCTTGATCGACTACGGGGTGAAAATGGGTGAGGGGTGGCTCTTGACCGCTGAGATGCTCGATTTGGTACACGCTGGCTATACCAATATTGTCTGTACACAGCCTTTCGGCTGTCTTCCCAATCATATTTGTGCGAAAGGGATGATCAGGGCGGTCACCGAACGTGCACCCCAAGCCAATATTGTACCCATCGATTACGATCCATCGGCGACCCATGTCAATCAGGAAAACCGGATCAAACTGATGCTTGCAATAGCAAAAGAACACCTCGATGGCAAGAAAAATCCTGAATGA
- a CDS encoding acyl-CoA dehydratase activase-related protein — MKIGLDVGSTTMKCVVLDEQQRVVHRAYRRHYSQIPQTAVQMLTPLLQTLGDQQISATLSGSAGMGLSQQLHLPFVQEVYATRIAIQHYLPSTDVVIELGGEDAKILFLGKNMEVRMNGTCAGGTGSFIDQMASLLHIDQEQLDTLAQQAKQSYTIASRCGVFAKSDVQPLINQGAEKEDIALSVLQSVVNQTIAGLAQGRPIKGQVVYLGGPLTFLSSLRKAFDQTLGQEGICPENSLYFVALGTALAKVEHYLSLSDLVYQLEHYHMDKAFTSIPPLFEDIGQLEAFRARHDLAKLPKADALSYSGQAFLGVDAGSTTVKACVIDTEGKLLYSRYQQNNGNPVQAVKEFLTSFLTTYPNIQIIKACSTGYGELLIKNAFDFEYSLVETMAHYKSAHTFLNEVDFIIDIGGQDIKCFKIENGVIDDIFLNEACSSGCGSFLQTFSNALGYSPEEAAQLALTAQNPVDLGSRCTVFMNSSVKQAQKDGASVADIFAGLAISVVKNALYKVIRSTDPSLLGRHIVVQGGTFLNDAVLRSFEMELGCEVIRIDEAGLMGAYGCALYAREQHDNDHKASTTLSLAQLSSFSHRTRTVHCKGCTNTCLLTINSFDGERKLVSGNKCDRIVRPESFVSNPQNLNVYAFKQQYLASLQPGKNKRGKIGLPLQLSFYEQLPFWHACLSSLGFEVVVSKPSTRNTYLKGQSTISSDTICYPAKLMNGHIQELIDEGVDAIFYPCSSYNLKEEKGDNHFNCPVVAYYPEVLRHNIPALLEQKVLFINDYLSLADERFLPNRLHTVLGEHYHVTKAEVKKACKDGYEALSCYQMAVRTQGGIIIEEARRRNWPIMVLAGRPYHIDGEVNHGIDSLLLQCGCAVLSEDSISHLVQKQTRTVLNQWTYHARMYDAARYVTTQPDMQIIQLVSFGCGLDAVTSDEIRDILRRTDKIYTQIKIDEIANLGAVKIRIRSLLAALGESSSL; from the coding sequence GTGAAAATCGGTTTGGATGTAGGCTCCACTACAATGAAATGCGTAGTACTCGATGAACAACAGCGTGTTGTTCATCGTGCATACCGCAGACACTATTCTCAAATACCCCAGACTGCTGTACAGATGCTGACACCCCTGCTTCAAACGCTTGGTGATCAGCAAATTTCTGCGACTCTATCCGGTTCGGCCGGAATGGGGCTTTCCCAGCAGCTGCATCTCCCGTTCGTCCAAGAAGTCTATGCTACCCGTATTGCAATCCAACACTATCTGCCGTCAACCGATGTCGTCATCGAGCTCGGCGGTGAGGATGCAAAAATCCTGTTTTTGGGAAAGAACATGGAAGTGAGGATGAACGGAACATGTGCAGGGGGAACCGGGTCGTTCATCGACCAGATGGCCAGCTTGCTGCATATCGACCAAGAACAATTGGACACCCTCGCCCAACAGGCAAAACAAAGCTATACCATTGCCTCCCGCTGCGGAGTCTTTGCAAAAAGTGATGTTCAGCCTCTCATCAACCAAGGAGCGGAAAAAGAGGACATAGCCCTTTCTGTTCTTCAATCGGTAGTGAATCAAACCATTGCAGGTCTGGCACAGGGACGTCCGATCAAGGGTCAGGTTGTGTACCTGGGAGGACCGCTCACATTTCTTTCTTCACTACGCAAGGCTTTTGACCAAACCTTGGGACAGGAAGGCATATGTCCGGAAAACTCCCTCTACTTTGTGGCTTTGGGAACTGCCTTGGCGAAGGTGGAGCACTATCTCTCGCTTTCCGACTTGGTGTATCAACTCGAACATTACCACATGGACAAAGCCTTTACTTCAATTCCTCCCCTTTTTGAGGATATTGGACAACTTGAGGCATTCCGAGCCCGTCATGATCTGGCCAAGCTGCCCAAAGCCGATGCCCTCTCATACAGCGGCCAAGCTTTCCTGGGGGTCGACGCTGGTTCCACCACCGTCAAGGCCTGTGTCATCGATACCGAGGGAAAGCTTCTGTACAGCCGATATCAGCAGAACAATGGCAATCCCGTGCAAGCAGTTAAGGAATTTTTAACCAGCTTTTTGACCACCTACCCCAATATTCAGATTATCAAAGCCTGTTCTACCGGATATGGGGAACTGTTGATCAAGAACGCTTTCGACTTCGAATACTCCTTGGTTGAAACCATGGCACATTACAAAAGTGCACATACCTTCCTGAACGAAGTGGATTTCATCATCGATATCGGAGGTCAGGACATCAAATGCTTCAAAATCGAGAATGGCGTAATCGACGACATATTTCTCAATGAGGCATGCTCATCCGGATGCGGATCGTTTCTGCAAACCTTTTCCAATGCGTTGGGCTACTCTCCTGAAGAGGCTGCCCAGCTGGCCCTTACTGCACAGAATCCTGTCGACTTGGGAAGCCGTTGCACGGTTTTCATGAACAGTTCGGTCAAGCAAGCGCAGAAGGATGGTGCGAGTGTCGCCGATATTTTTGCAGGACTTGCCATCAGCGTGGTGAAAAACGCCCTGTACAAAGTCATCCGTTCCACCGATCCCTCACTTTTGGGCAGGCATATCGTCGTACAGGGAGGAACCTTTCTCAATGACGCAGTACTGCGTTCCTTCGAGATGGAGTTGGGCTGTGAGGTTATCCGCATTGACGAAGCCGGTTTGATGGGCGCCTACGGTTGTGCACTGTATGCACGCGAGCAGCACGACAATGATCACAAGGCCAGCACCACATTGAGCCTGGCGCAACTCTCCTCCTTCTCCCATCGTACGCGCACCGTGCATTGCAAAGGATGCACCAATACCTGTCTGCTAACCATCAACAGTTTCGATGGAGAACGCAAGTTGGTCAGCGGCAACAAGTGTGACCGTATTGTACGACCTGAGAGTTTTGTCAGCAATCCACAAAATCTCAATGTGTACGCATTCAAGCAGCAGTATCTTGCATCGTTGCAGCCCGGGAAAAACAAGAGAGGCAAAATCGGACTTCCCCTGCAGCTTTCTTTCTATGAGCAGCTTCCCTTCTGGCACGCATGCTTGTCCAGTCTGGGCTTCGAGGTTGTCGTCTCCAAGCCTTCTACCAGAAATACCTACCTCAAAGGACAATCCACCATCAGCAGCGATACCATCTGCTATCCCGCAAAACTGATGAACGGTCATATCCAGGAGCTTATCGATGAAGGTGTCGATGCCATCTTCTACCCCTGCTCCAGTTACAATCTCAAGGAAGAAAAGGGGGACAATCATTTCAACTGTCCGGTGGTTGCCTATTATCCGGAGGTGCTCAGACACAATATACCGGCCTTGCTTGAACAGAAGGTCCTGTTCATCAACGACTACCTCAGTCTCGCTGACGAGCGCTTTCTCCCCAATAGACTGCACACTGTTTTGGGCGAGCACTACCACGTTACGAAAGCCGAAGTAAAAAAGGCCTGCAAAGACGGGTATGAAGCGCTGAGCTGCTATCAAATGGCTGTACGGACCCAAGGAGGAATCATCATCGAGGAGGCACGAAGGCGCAACTGGCCGATCATGGTTCTGGCCGGACGGCCTTACCACATCGATGGAGAAGTCAACCACGGTATCGACAGCCTTTTGCTCCAATGCGGATGCGCCGTCCTCAGCGAGGACAGCATCAGCCATTTGGTGCAAAAACAAACGCGTACGGTGCTCAACCAATGGACCTATCATGCCCGGATGTACGATGCTGCAAGGTATGTAACCACGCAACCCGACATGCAAATTATCCAGCTTGTCTCCTTCGGTTGCGGACTGGATGCGGTAACCAGCGATGAAATTCGGGACATTCTCAGACGAACTGATAAAATCTATACCCAGATAAAAATCGACGAGATTGCAAACTTGGGTGCAGTGAAGATCAGAATCCGCAGTCTTCTCGCAGCCCTAGGGGAGTCCTCAAGCCTATGA
- the thiI gene encoding tRNA uracil 4-sulfurtransferase ThiI has product MNDATLYLVRLGEISLKGLNRDFFEKRLKINIKNKLKGYRTQVSKQKGRIFFEIENSCPKETVERAFSTTFGVVGYSRCLRCAKDIEIIKETARLLMEDEPFSKGVGTFKSITKRADKNFALNSYQIDCILGEVVHSVHPNLTVDVKNPDMTINCEIRDKAYLFTSAKSGPGGLPVTTAGKGMLLLSGGIDSPVAAYRMAQRGLKMECIYFHAYPYTSDQALEKVKTLASIIAPYLQGTRLHVVPFTEAQLWIKQHSQEDETTLMFRASMMKVANAISLQQEGNCIVTGEALSQVASQTLESMSFTDSMSDQLVLRPLVGMNKQEIMDLAKRIGTYETSILPYEDCCVIFSPKHPLVRPNKQIVTEHYVTMGIEPLLQQAIADTQVFDFGPDGQLRIQT; this is encoded by the coding sequence ATGAACGACGCTACATTGTATTTAGTTAGATTGGGAGAAATCTCCCTCAAAGGTTTGAACCGTGATTTTTTTGAAAAGCGGCTTAAGATCAATATCAAGAACAAGCTCAAGGGATACCGCACCCAAGTCTCCAAGCAGAAAGGCCGAATTTTCTTTGAAATAGAGAACAGCTGCCCAAAGGAAACGGTAGAAAGGGCGTTCAGTACCACGTTCGGAGTGGTGGGGTATTCGAGGTGTCTTCGCTGCGCCAAGGATATTGAAATCATCAAAGAGACTGCCCGTCTTCTGATGGAGGACGAACCCTTCAGCAAGGGTGTCGGCACCTTCAAGTCCATTACCAAACGGGCTGACAAGAATTTTGCACTAAACAGCTACCAAATTGACTGCATACTTGGTGAGGTGGTCCACAGCGTTCATCCAAACCTTACCGTCGATGTAAAGAATCCGGACATGACGATCAATTGCGAGATCAGGGACAAGGCTTACCTCTTCACCTCTGCAAAAAGCGGACCGGGGGGACTTCCCGTCACCACTGCCGGCAAGGGCATGCTTCTGCTTTCAGGAGGCATCGACAGTCCTGTTGCAGCCTATCGCATGGCCCAGAGGGGACTGAAAATGGAGTGCATCTATTTCCACGCCTATCCGTACACCAGCGACCAAGCCTTGGAAAAGGTGAAGACACTGGCATCGATCATAGCCCCCTACCTTCAGGGGACGAGGTTGCATGTGGTTCCCTTCACCGAGGCCCAATTGTGGATAAAGCAGCATAGCCAGGAAGATGAGACTACCTTGATGTTCCGCGCCTCCATGATGAAGGTAGCCAATGCAATTTCGTTGCAGCAGGAAGGTAATTGCATCGTTACCGGAGAAGCCCTCAGTCAGGTAGCCAGCCAAACACTGGAGAGCATGTCCTTTACCGATAGTATGAGTGATCAATTGGTCCTCAGACCTTTGGTGGGTATGAACAAGCAGGAAATCATGGACCTTGCCAAGCGCATCGGGACCTACGAAACTTCCATTCTCCCCTATGAGGATTGCTGTGTAATTTTCAGCCCCAAGCACCCGTTGGTCCGTCCGAACAAACAGATAGTGACTGAGCACTACGTGACGATGGGCATTGAGCCGTTGCTTCAACAGGCAATTGCCGATACACAGGTTTTTGACTTTGGACCTGATGGTCAGTTGCGTATTCAGACATAA
- a CDS encoding cysteine desulfurase family protein — translation MHEIRYFDNAATTAISESSLGAYTKVVQHYRGNPSSLHREGREAKALLEEIRQDIASQLGVGAETLTFTGGATEANAIILNSLIWKERKGQVILSGIEHPSVSEYARLLKQLGWKIVILPAPKGFVQKEDLLKALTADTRLVSVMLVNNVVGSVQDIATLVEVVRSFEKEHNNRKIHFHTDATQALGKIGFDLRSLGVDSASFSAHKLHGPRGVGLLYNTNAGIESLSRGGDQEKGLRAGTENLGGIAAMHQAIKDAYLHLQSNYDQVMSLNAYLREHLAFLPILSPQKDCSPYILNVAHPSLPSEVFTRMLFDQGFCVSSGSACSNNAKQKSQGVLSSMLFSPQLAKNSIRISLSKETTLLEVQALVGAITQLYRENA, via the coding sequence ATGCACGAGATACGTTATTTTGATAATGCAGCCACCACTGCAATAAGTGAATCCTCACTTGGCGCATATACGAAGGTGGTACAACACTATAGAGGCAATCCATCATCCCTCCATCGGGAAGGAAGAGAAGCAAAAGCCTTACTCGAGGAGATTCGACAGGACATCGCCTCACAGCTGGGTGTCGGAGCAGAAACCTTGACATTCACCGGTGGGGCGACCGAAGCCAATGCAATCATCCTGAACAGCCTTATTTGGAAGGAACGCAAAGGCCAAGTCATCCTCAGCGGCATTGAGCACCCCTCGGTCTCCGAATATGCACGATTGCTGAAGCAGTTGGGTTGGAAGATAGTCATACTTCCAGCGCCTAAGGGATTCGTCCAAAAAGAGGATTTGCTAAAAGCCCTGACAGCGGATACACGACTTGTCAGTGTCATGCTGGTCAATAATGTCGTTGGTTCAGTACAGGATATTGCAACTTTGGTCGAGGTGGTTCGTTCTTTCGAAAAAGAGCACAACAACCGCAAGATTCACTTCCATACCGATGCAACCCAAGCTTTGGGAAAAATCGGGTTCGACCTTCGCTCCCTTGGGGTGGACAGTGCATCCTTCAGTGCCCATAAACTGCATGGACCACGGGGTGTAGGGTTGCTCTACAACACCAATGCCGGCATCGAAAGCCTTTCACGCGGAGGGGACCAGGAGAAAGGGCTGAGGGCGGGTACCGAAAATCTCGGGGGAATTGCAGCGATGCATCAGGCTATCAAGGATGCGTATCTGCATCTGCAGAGCAATTATGATCAGGTGATGAGCCTGAATGCATATCTACGCGAGCATCTGGCCTTTTTACCCATTCTTTCACCGCAGAAGGATTGTTCGCCTTATATCCTGAACGTGGCCCATCCTTCACTCCCTAGCGAAGTATTCACCCGAATGCTGTTCGACCAAGGTTTCTGTGTCTCCAGTGGATCGGCGTGTTCCAACAACGCCAAGCAGAAGTCGCAGGGAGTATTGTCCTCGATGTTGTTCTCACCCCAGCTTGCAAAGAACAGCATCCGCATATCACTATCCAAGGAAACCACCCTGCTAGAGGTCCAAGCCTTGGTTGGAGCAATTACACAACTTTACCGGGAGAACGCATGA
- a CDS encoding 3-dehydroquinate synthase, whose product MKILTTTTLDQGKTTDILLADDLKDLSTHLGSYGRSVMWVFDTNTAKLFKQLPPAHVVLESGESSKNLASLERILSTSLDEGLARDGRIIGFGGGVVCDLSAFAASVYMRGCRLTLVPTTLLAMVDAAVGGKTAVDFRGMKNMVGSFYPASEVLVCIDTLRTLSDKEFLNGLAEVIKHALLSQNEELYKLLLVKKNEILSRDPKTLATLVELSLDVKKWYIEQDPTETKGIRQILNLGHTFAHALESSSHFGSWSHGAAVAWGSCRALEAGLALQVTEKAYATGAAKLFKSYGYDIDHRIGRGDWIEFRDHLLKDKKKADGKVLFVLLEGQGKGVLRPLEMPLIQHLVIAKPIF is encoded by the coding sequence ATGAAGATATTAACAACCACTACCCTCGACCAAGGTAAAACAACGGATATTCTGCTTGCTGACGATTTGAAGGATTTATCAACTCACCTCGGAAGTTATGGTCGTTCGGTCATGTGGGTTTTTGATACCAATACGGCCAAATTATTCAAGCAGCTGCCCCCGGCCCATGTCGTTCTGGAGAGTGGGGAGAGTTCCAAGAATCTCGCTTCGCTTGAGCGAATCCTGTCCACCTCCCTGGATGAAGGATTGGCACGTGACGGTCGCATCATTGGTTTCGGCGGTGGTGTGGTCTGCGACCTCTCCGCCTTTGCTGCTTCTGTGTATATGCGTGGTTGCCGGCTCACCCTTGTTCCCACCACGTTGCTTGCGATGGTCGATGCCGCAGTAGGGGGGAAAACAGCGGTAGATTTTCGGGGAATGAAAAACATGGTCGGCTCGTTCTACCCAGCCAGCGAGGTGCTGGTATGCATCGATACACTGAGAACGCTCAGCGACAAGGAGTTTCTCAACGGTCTTGCCGAGGTTATCAAGCACGCCCTGCTCAGTCAGAATGAGGAGCTGTATAAACTCCTCCTGGTGAAAAAGAACGAAATACTCAGTCGCGATCCTAAAACCCTTGCAACCTTGGTTGAGCTTTCCTTGGATGTAAAGAAGTGGTATATCGAGCAGGACCCAACCGAAACCAAAGGCATCAGGCAGATACTCAATCTTGGACATACCTTTGCCCATGCCCTGGAGTCTTCCTCCCACTTCGGTAGTTGGAGCCATGGCGCTGCCGTTGCATGGGGCTCTTGCCGGGCTTTGGAAGCAGGCCTTGCCTTGCAGGTAACCGAAAAAGCTTATGCAACAGGTGCTGCAAAACTTTTTAAGAGCTATGGCTACGATATCGATCACCGTATCGGCCGCGGCGATTGGATTGAATTCCGTGACCACCTGCTCAAGGACAAGAAAAAAGCGGACGGCAAGGTCCTTTTTGTCCTCCTGGAAGGGCAGGGAAAAGGCGTGCTCCGTCCGCTTGAAATGCCGTTGATCCAGCATCTCGTAATAGCAAAGCCGATCTTCTAG